The Brachyhypopomus gauderio isolate BG-103 chromosome 7, BGAUD_0.2, whole genome shotgun sequence genome has a window encoding:
- the pdx1 gene encoding pancreas/duodenum homeobox protein 1, with protein MNREENYYSSGHLYKDSCVYQRSHNEDYSQSPPPCLYMGRQAHSVYASPSLGAQDQRNLPDIASYMPVREDLAMSHLHHPQAQQLPLQSFGACGDSLDVYTDRNRCQLPFPWMKSTKSHTHAWKGQWTGPYMVEAEENKRTRTAYTRAQLLELEKEFLFNKYISRPRRVELALTLSLTERHIKIWFQNRRMKWKKEEDKRRTRGVDPEQDSSITSGDLKDETCAQGTHMPSAPRDPS; from the exons ATGAATCGGGAAGAGAATTACTACTCATCCGGCCACCTTTACAAGGACTCTTGTGTCTACCAGAGGTCCCATAACGAGGACTACAGCCAAAGCCCTCCACCGTGTCTTTACATGGGTAGACAGGCTCATTCCGTTTACGCTTCACCTTCCTTGGGCGCCCAGGACCAGCGCAACCTTCCAGACATTGCGTCTTATATGCCCGTCAGAGAAGATCTCGCAATGTCTCACCTGCACCATCCACAAGCCCAGCAACTGCCCCTACAGTCATTTGGCGCGTGCGGAGACTCACTTGACGTGTACACAGATCGGAATAGGTGCCAGCTACCCTTCCCTTGGATGAAATCGACaaaatctcacacacacgcgtggaAAGGACAGTGGACAG GTCCGTACATGGTCGAGGCCGAGGAGAACAAGCGCACGCGGACGGCTTACACCCGCGCGCAGCTGCTCGAGCTGGAAAAGGAATTCCTTTTCAATAAATACATCTCGCGTCCACGGCGCGTGGAACTAGCGCTCACCCTCAGCCTCACCGAGAGACACATCAAGATCTGGTTCCAGAATCGTCGCATGAAGTGGAAGAAGGAAGAGGATAAGAGACGAACCAGAGGGGTAGACCCAGAGCAAGACTCATCTATTACCTCTGGTGACCTCAAGGACGAAACGTGTGCGCAAGGGACTCATATGCCTTCAGCTCCACGAGATCCTTCTTAA
- the LOC143518303 gene encoding uncharacterized protein LOC143518303 produces MDLDNDSELERRAVEELLKEANRARVRAETMGPTGWMKCPLRSTNKRFLLNTLRSSALDRRSESQATTRRTGEEGQRDRSGETQSAEHKNHSHRKDRERRREHTPSQCSRHRTTSSSTLSYRGQSPNYSNQSKRTRSRSPVRDRSAVKTFSDRIQK; encoded by the exons ATGGATCTAGATAATGATAGTGAGCTGGAGAG ACGCGCAGTGGAGGAGCTTCTCAAAGAAGCTAACAGAGCTCGAGTGCGTGCTGAGACCATGGGCCCAACAGGATG GATGAAGTGTCCTCTGCGAAGCACCAACAAGCGTTTCCTGCTGAACACCCTTCGCTCGTCTGCTCTTGACCGTCGTTCTGAGAGCCAGGCAACTACAAGAAGAACAGGAGAGGAGGGGCAGCGTGACCGCTCTGGAGAGACACAGAGCGCTGAACACAAAAATCACAGCCATAGAAAAGACAGGGAACGcagaagagaacacactcctTCTCAGTGTTCAAGGCACCGCACCACCTCCAGTAGTACGCTGTCATACAGAGGCCAGTCCCCTAATTACTCCAACCAGTCAAAACGGACACGCTCCCGCTCACCTGTCCGAGACCGGTCAGCAGTTAAAACATTTAGTGACAGGATCCAAAAATAA